The region gattcatataatctcaccagacaaactgaatgtagaaaggataaggaagaaaaacaaaaagtcacttataagtgccttgaaccataaattgctcatgaggaaatgttacacaaggtgaatgtcacagccacatacatactgcctgagtgggatgggacaaggggatcctgagatgagacaatagggtgagtagtctggattgtccaggtgggctgaatgtaatcacaggggtccttaaaatggaggatatttcccagctgagtttaaaatcagagggaggtgtagcgatggagcaatgttcagaaaggctgctgaccatgaaaatggaggaagttgaggggcacaagctaaggaaggtgggtgacctctgtaaactggaaaaaaaaaaggaaacattctcttctagaccctctagaaggaaggaaccctgctggtatcttgaatttatcccaatgagaactgtgttggatctctgacatccacagccataagctaataagtctgtgctggtttaagctattaagcttatgggaatttgttacagtggtaataggaaaataacatagtgagtggtagtgtaagggattaaaggtctaggatggggtgtggagagaattctgacatttacacctaaaaaacaaccaggtgaagtgggaaggtgttttaaggaagacctacctggcagggctgtcaagcagactggagtgagcgaatccttggagttagaggaatcaattaaacctcacaaggaaaataagaaataaaatgtagcagggcttcagtgttagtagatgtaggaatggaaatgggcagagagatataaacattattttgaaattagctacaggtttgatgactgcatgtttgggagagttagccgatgtgtggactgaatgcatcccctcaaaatccatatgtcgaaacctcatctcccagggtgatgatatagggatgcggggcctttgggaggtgattagtaggataaaatgaggtcatgagagtagagccctcatgaatggtattagtgttcttatacagggccccaaagtgcttgcttctctctcctctctgggccatgaagatagtgggaagacagccatcttcgagctggcaatcctctcccagatacattgaccttgaaagcctcagcctccaaaccataaggaatatgctggttgtttaagccacccgacacacggtaatttgttacagaatcccagactgacgaagacagtggagaatgccactgtgttttgcactgattgcctggagaatgctgaaacccagggaagtgggcagcacagacgtttactcatttaatcctgccaacactgtaggggatagagtctacattttcctcgctatttaaaaggtaaggaaaaagaggcacaaataataacaatgacaacgacaacaacaacaacaacagcaacaataatttgtccaagattcacacagaactccctggagggagagtgagaattaatacttatgcaggctggccccagagcccctgctcataactactaagtcagatcaccttgcttatttaatcagtttttttcaactgtgatatgagtgtactgtgtccagtaacttataatttcaaaatacctcactgtaagggaaacattagtcgcaggcattacaacccacagaaagctagacatacaaaaataacttgttagggcaagataaccaataatgtttttaaatattatacctgctgaccctttgcaataaagtgtttatttataattctgtctggctacagaataacatcataatcctgcatgtggctggtggctcccgtgttggacagcacgggtctagagaatttaaatgtcttgcccagccttgcccaggaagctcgtggtgggatcagagctatagtctgggactgttccttcctatccaagtccctcatggaagtttagaagcttctcctttggtgcccagctgtctatccgtacttatgacatcttgtcaggtgccccggcctgctcctgaacatcagccagaacccacttctgctcttttttggccaggtaataccttctagcaacttccattgccttcttggcatcagtttttacatggaagggtagtggctagagaaggaaatgtgtccacatgacaggttttttataaatatagtaggagtggtcaagagaagaaaacctcaggaatacgagtggaagcaggtcatttaatataccaaatgcgtactttcaatgtatgtttgtgtttccgagtccacgcttgttctactcgtgcattataggccaacacatcaggagacaaggatttggggcaagaaatagcggctttaatttgtaaagccagcggagaagatggtagaccaatgtcctggagaaccatcatcccaagtcagaattcaggctcttcttatattaaaaaggggaagcgggaatgcttggttgttgcaaacttggtgtatgaattctttgttgttagaatcctttgttcttgcagctcttcacctgggtcagatccgtgtaaacctccaacaagcaaatgttattttctattctgtatcttgttatctttatacgaatggaaaagtgataatatccttcaaagtcagagccttgagaatagggtctcctgtatatttcaggatctaggcaacattgtttcacaaaaggtgcagaaacagcaagactaagcctaggaaacagggcacaggtttaaagtcaaaggaacagatctaatatggagtcagatttgttctttcctatttcagtagtgccatggagaaggcactgtgggcagctttctgtagggtcctggaggctttctctctcagcctctgtgcgcctctattgaaaacccgtcatcgctatctggcctgctggaaaaccagtccgcctgttttgccctgaagttgtgttctgtttataactcatctctactccttggaaaacaactcaataaaaactcagttggtttcccaccagccctgagcaggggtgagggatagcatgttaatattttataaaaaaaatatataaaaatgttttaaaacagcactgggcacataggagagagacaatcaatgcttcctggcttaaatcgaaaatgatgactcagtgagtctatggctgctgtatttgctgaactagttactcctttgctccattacacatttattttaactgaaaaagaaatatatgcatatggttaaaaaaattcaaacagagcaaaaaatactcaagtgaaagaagttttccctcatcctctgttcttacatgcctccctggagatgccaatgtttacaatcctttgtgtgcttttccagatatgctatgcaagttcccaccaatgtatgtaaattcctttaaagttttacttatttttaactttaagggatttaaatcctcaagtggcttctgccacagtaatagaaaagaagaaatctgactccatattagatctgttcctttgactttaaccctgtgctctgtctcctaggcttcttgcttgtaaaacaatgttgcctagagcctaaaatatacaggagagcctattctgaaggctctgacctttaagggtatttaacacttttccaatcatataaagataacacgttgcagaatagaaaataacgtttgttttgttggaggtttacagggatctgacccagggagatagctgcaagaacaaaggattctaacaagaaggaattcctacaccaagaagtttgcaaaaaccaagcacataggaaagcagcctgaattctgacttggggagatggttttccaggacattagtttgccatctaggtctacagaaacttgctattccatgccccaacacttggtctcccaacttactggcctgtcctgcactgaggagaatgaatttggactcaataacacttctacctacctagcaagttggacactgggactgagggcagctctcccacacacaggggcctacggtgagcccttgattattccccgaggttggggtgtggtttacccaggagggatggggactctacaccaacactcaggcagtctgctccttctggggctctgacattttacctcccgctccctgccagcccaacatttgggacagtggagctaaggcagagatcgtgcctgcctgtttcccagcgtgtaaaaggggaatatgtactcttcccaaggtagttctgagaaacaacacctgcgggtgcttggttccctgagcaacagtaaacctagctccttgtgggggcaacgggtatgatacccgtagggtttctgcagagaccttagctggagggctgggccagggacgtaaaatatgagctgtgggcaatgacgggtaagagaagggtgtataggcaggactgctgcctccttcggggtgccacaagaggtaaaacgctttctccccatctctgttactcccctcccaattccagataactgccttccctctgctcctcctgtccatgtgtctccctccacttttccccgcctcccctcctcctcccctattctccctccctcggttccccttctctctcaggacccagagcggatcgctggccctcctgcgcatgcgcagttgctgccagctggaccgcgggttggaagctccagctccgagccggggatcggccccaatggcttctcagctctgtcgccctgtaggcctttggctactgcctggggccggggcctctggctgtggaagtgcaaggtgaggggatatcgggaaaggggtgaggcggctgcgggagggcggtcggcgtgtcacagccccccagggcgccagtcagcgtgtgttcagctggattgctcgggccagacccctctgcccgcgccacctgccccggcgccccggccacagctgtccagggccaggtgtgcccctgcgcctcttggcccagccgggctcccctcagtccgcggctggcgtccgcttcccctctcccgcccgcgagtcctcccctcccgggcttcctctcctaggccgccgacccgtccccaccactgggcgggctgtgtcccgggcgggcggggtctgcacacccggacggggcgggcggcttgggctggggctggggctggcctccgagcggggctgcagcccgcgtcccccaccccgctctccctgccccgcgaccccggggctgccttcctctccctttcccgatccctgaggtccagattagcggcgtgggcgctgctccccaggctgagagcccgcggctgtaactcccagcttctcctggtggagtcgggaaaagggagcggcagtgctgagggagcttctgtctccttgatcaggatttctgccccaggtaagtaccttgaacactttcaggtgttatgatggcggtgcttgttgatgtcacatgttttcatactgagagggattacagtggtgaaagcagggcttggttcagttaaaaatgagctgaaggcatgaggctgtctcatcctccatcattcactctcccagggtgaaacgtgagaccatcgatcttaaaaagatacttatagtccgtaactagtccagcccagctactgtgtgttaacaggaacagcacaacctgaggcgttggagacccagggacattgcactcctaaagagctcctggcaaaatctggtttgttttgtttttttttgtttgtttgttttacttaaattgtgggacagactagtagtatagagggaaaaataattggcaagaaggattttttcatataacagctttattgtgatattgttctcacaccatgaagtccacccacttgaatgttacaattcagcagcttttagcatattcacatttgtgcaaccattattattccagaacgttttcatcacatcagaaagaccagttgaaatgcatgacctatccaccccttcccagtggtggttctaaagaagtttcttggctgttcctgaccataaattaacttgttacattccatgaaatatctgggaggaattctaatcagaattgcaatgaatctgtctatcaaagcaggaagaattaatgtctttatggcataaacttcttctacacatgaatatatctgggaccctatcttttcatctgtccagagccaggcctatgggaaatcctcattaattcttgggtttgtgaatgatgagattcaatacatcattagatgcaactgtagcctttcactgaagagaaaagtaacctcgtagaagccaagtgattctctgatggttagaatgagtgaccgccagtgctggagtaatcgagtggacttggtgcttgcagagttctccaccacctacagctaaggggattactatgttcttttactttttttttttatggcgttgcttttatttttacttattatataaaattattttttattgaagtgttgtaaatttaccatgttagcttcagatgtacagcagagattcagttataagcttatgcatatgtatataaatgtttttcagattgtttttagtacaactcattacaagaaattgaaaatagtaccctgtgctatatagtaggtccttgtcatttattttatatttattaatgtgtatctgttaatccaccctttcctgcctgctaacaacagtttgctttctatgtccatgagtctatttctagcagcaccgtttttgctagcaatatatgctggttggctcttttctgtttcagtagttccatcttatgtgtgggcgtttttcttctggtgggcctgtgtgtggtttgcacacgtgataatagagatctgtatttgggagaactccaggcctcgtgtagtccctcgtatggagcgcccactgaactgatgcttgaacttggaaaaaaacagtaaatgttggaatttccactatggttgagacttccaggtttctataacctctttagcccacctaaattttggctgcacccaatactggataatttggtggaacttcatggtatggtggtgtagagacagggccttgtatgcttcttctctttcctttttctaacaatcattttcctgggccttccaggtactcccccagaagggcccagggctggcttggtgttgcactgaggcaatatttgttaataagtccctttcctcatctcttctgagcctccatttccttctctgcacaatgaaggcttagactagataagtgcttttcagtttcttttaaagccatgtttcctttgagaaacagaaaattcaaatctctcctcccatcacaaccctttagattttgacacgtcctccaaggagtcacatagctctttgtggtaaattgacgtgattgtgattccacgtggcacagaaaagactcttcagagatttattgcagggagagggcaggaaaggggcagtatgtcacactttcttgtgtgagcactggagcaaaggcttgggtttaaatacagtgtctgatgtggcatctctctaatcttgcacaatgtgataaacctctatccctagtttcttaatgtgtcaagttggggtggtaatgttttaaggcttttgtgaaacattatacatataagccatttgtgtctcggtagatacaagacctgctagagagtcggaatttctttaaaaatacatatatattgtccacatcactctgtctgtgtgtattttgaagttcctggagggtgagggttgagtgtaatgtccatcgtgggacaggtggcccatgggtctgtgtgcctcagattgccccctcctccccagtcctcttcctctcagtccaggatgaagttccctagtagatttacacacaggtcttgtggaaatggcttttcattttattgtttcaccaaggagggttgccatcatgatctctgtggtcaggttttggtgacctgaaggctatgcaattggggatttctattttataaaaagaaaaaaaattacaaatacaaaattagacctaggttggtggcaggggcttttgaaagtggggaccattagcttttttagcttcaggtgcagtggcctctggccacgaggacacatcctcatgctctgaatttggagggaccagtgggttcagtgggaatatttactgagtgcatctcatgggctgcgcattctcttatttgtactgtgtgttccttatttgagacggtgagctgatttaaactcaatagcctctttaaaataatagactttttatttttagatgtaatgtagattcccatgtagttgtaagagataatatggagagggcctatggactctttgcccaattttctttaatagttccatcttgcaaatttggggtactattcattcgtgactcactaacccttttaggtttgtgttattgccctcatttctatttatgaataaactggtgttgagagaagcacacaggtctgcccaggtcacccacgtggttagtgaagatttgggtggaacgtgggcttggcatttccaagcagaaccattatgatggtctgtggcagggagcagcattcactttgcttgtttattcattcattcaacaaacatttattgaataaactctgtgggtcagatgctttcatagggttatctgattcttcagcagtatggagaatcaggtaatgttttcttttttttttttttaatatgagaaaaatatctctgagaggttataatctccccagaggaaaaatagctcataaatgagggatagtacatttgtacagttccttcttcttatgcaggtggtaccctaggcattttacatttgcaaacttccataatccagatatattcttgtaaggcaagaagtttttttttaattgaagtatagtcaagtttacaatgttgtgtcagttgcaaggtggttttttttgaattttgaatggagaaaatattttttgagggggataattaagtttatttatttgtttcatttttctaaaatgaggtactgaggattgagcctaggtccttgaacatgctaagcacgtgctctaccactgaactgtaccctcctccccaaagcaagttttcttacccattattctgcaccttaggagttcaaataaattggcgttgaaatccagatattttgatcctactatggttcttttcattatattctgctgaggggtggggaagcagttcctttattcattcatttattcagcagttttgagcaccgactttgcatcagggcctgcctaggtgcttggaaacagaaaacaagaaatgatccttttctgcaggggatggaagcctagaccaaaagctgggtaatgtgatctgagcttcagtagccatgtgcagacgctgaggacaaacttatccccgatttgcttggacttcccttgccttctggctggtgcacaccaggtcgccgcatcccagtgaggcccgcagcccacagcacagtatgtacatcgatttaccctcccttctcggcagggcctgcaacatgaacgcccctgactacgtgcagtgcgctgaggaccaccagactctcccgattgtggtccaacccgtggggatcatcttagagaatttcttttgcatctataatggaatctccttggtgagccagatcagaccgtgcggctcccagtgggcactctgtatctactataggtatctctatgcgcccgagaatggatggagtgtcttccagacccaccgcaatgtcatgggccttgtcaccattactgactgcctcttggccaagaccttctagaagctccacgcacagaggagctgtatggcaccacgctctacgactctcagctctttgtctttgtgctgtatggggaggtggccgagcagccgcacaccgacgtggccttcaatctacgaggactgcagggtggtggagaagaggatcgacgacttcactgagtcactcttcatcttgcccaagtccaagtggctggatggggaccccgaaaattctggggagaagacccccctcctctacatcctatttgagaaggaggacttcgtgggactggacacagacagcaggcaagtcaacctgaaggccgggccaccctggctgtgtgacagattgcttccctacatccagaatgggatcatcaaggaggagggctttcttgtagccaaggcgggaaggaggtgtagcccgccggttttcagacgtttaaaactaaatccgcctttgtttcagagagatccttttagggttagtgtggacacttactcccccttttcagccaggacacttggggggacccgtggagttgctgtccaatagagtagccacagctactgttgttagtagtgctggggaggaggccggtctgagctgagatgtgctgtaggtcaaatgcacatcagacgctgaaacttgtctagtaaaaagaatataaactatcttgttactttctatattgattacacgtcaaaatgatagtattttacatacagtagtataagtaaggtctgttcttaaaatcagttacttggtttttttttttgttacattttaaacgtggcaactgggaaacgttatttacatgactctcatttcattcctgttggacagcctgtcctgggacagtttcatccctttgcttataaatgagactctgaatcccgagacgcagaacgaggtgctggttgagctcagggtggagccgatgtctcctgcctcccaggcccagcaccagcacggctcaggccctctcccctgcctgacagccaccatgccaatttaggacatcagaaacactgccaggggcttccgaattagctccttacgcagggaaaggcgtgtcacggtgtatgggacacagcagggaaaaattcgtcctcactttgtccctgtgattaggtcaaaggccccactctgccttggaagtgcagacgatcacttctgggctgcctaacccctcaccctctactatgtttccctgtgtatctttcaagctgtccctcgggcagaagagggtgagacgtctttgccgagaggtggtccccctttactggggagagtgaggtgagctgtgtccccccggcctacggcctcgggccttgagtctggagagcactcatggcggtcccacaggtgacgttcggaggacatggcacgtgctgccgggcccgctgtgcaggaggggctctgtgattctctgtgattttaaggtcagattctactttcttgttgttggtaagatggaggagaagatgccagagaattgataaaaagaaaatccacaccagtcctgtgaatgacagacacaggggatccgtgtcccacctgcgtgtggtgcctggcaggctctggaataattttcacttcctccccggacattcctctatggcttaaggaaggggagaggcatgtcgtggccatgatctgtacttgtcctcacagggccctgtgatctacatgcccacactacacttctgctccttggagatgaggtgtcaggtttaggaaactgggcactgctgagggcatagctgccagaaccgtgctacaccaaggctggctccgttcacctcacctgtcacctcctgttgagtcctaaggcgtcattcaaggtaggtgcatcggtgcaatgaaagcagggacctccttcatcccctggacagactggtgggtgatcagtggaagcctggagccctgccccagccccacgccagtgcctcctattttgtcataggaggcactggtgacatttttgctcagcaactgcttggctctgattctgcagagccaacagagaatgccagcttgtttttgccttttgaagtctgcccttgggatttggcggagtagctggatgtgtgcttagcccatagtggttgacactgtcaccattgtttacccagaacctcgtgtaccaggcatggctgccggcatcaaaatacagcagcgcattaaacctccctcctggtgggtctgtctgttctggtaccataagggctcagccagcatctgaacgtcagtgagataacgtggccagtgagctcgggtcaagcacgttctcctccagtgacttttactccattgttgcttttactattacacagtcattaattttttaaacaatgctttggttcaggagcagaacctaattctcccctgttcctcttggtgggagtgagtaaagttgtccagcttgaaatgcgaccacattttgtagctcaaaagctgtctacacgcatttaggtgaagttttggtttggggcgctgaccacgttggggtcccccggcagcatcgctcccctcaggcccctgccttccctggatcaggaggtgagggtgggtctcaccgtccccgcgtccctgtcctcatcacactcacgtaatttcttgtaaatgctgtcaaagtcatttttgttctcgtgtgtttctaattttggctgttcctctattcctttttctattttcctttatcccttataccaccccgtgagcatgttgttcggtctgaaaatgtgggctgtgcacaccctgcattggaatagccagatcgccctctgtgccgtctccatcgctataaaaagcaaaaacttaacagttgccatgattcgtatattatcctagtcatcttattttctacttttttggaatttttgctatgttagcacatcacccactggagtttgatatctgttaaagtccttgctttgaggaacctgttagttcgtccttatatttggtaacaaatgctctcttactaattttgtttatttgttttgaagaagtgagatgcgaattgatttaggcggctgctgagggatttttttcatggagtatttaaacttggaaagtcaaattctgcagcaccttgcttgattctggcttttacacaaacgtgctcggcacatggttcctggctgtcgctgtgtgacgtgcgtgacggcgcttcctggccggcggtcactggtgaggaagtggccggctcgggggtgagcagctgcaggggacgctgttggaggaagcagtcaccggttttttgttttttggtttttttttttgcattcaccttcccagtgccatttactttactttgcattcatagaggggcaggagcgggcctaaaaccatgccactcttttgttccctttatgaggctggtttttctaagtatcaggaaaacattgccttgtcctaaggaactggttcacttggatctggtggacacagggaccgctaaaggggaccgtagcttcctctctgcttcagccagtgggcattcagagccaggtctgtggtttgcctcagcagccgtgcaggcc is a window of Vicugna pacos chromosome 18, VicPac4, whole genome shotgun sequence DNA encoding:
- the LOC140686861 gene encoding uncharacterized protein, with product MVFQDISLPSRSTETCYSMPQHLVSQLTGLSCTEENEFGLNNTSTYLASWTLGLRAALPHTGAYDNCLPSAPPVHVSPSTFPRLPSSSPILPPSVPLLSQDPERIAGPPAHAQLLPAGPRVGSSSSEPGIGPNGFSALSPCRPLATAWGRGLWLWKCKLLLVESGKGSGSAEGASVSLIRISAPAVQEFLIDPVLRNSFRVGKTSASQNPQFQRLLSSLQFNPGRCDGGQRADGQLLGDSQEPC